A single window of Populus nigra chromosome 17, ddPopNigr1.1, whole genome shotgun sequence DNA harbors:
- the LOC133676923 gene encoding uncharacterized protein LOC133676923 isoform X4, with protein sequence MDWDLWGPPNDIVAEESGFDNSQCDFYFGYGFDVIEEEALNEKSCEQVLRILIKKADTEILEFEQDLLSLQTELAWVENEDWPDICCNALREKIDFLDISIKNLTSKDKNEIEVRLLMYTQPVETPDEILKVLFRNYICKKDKQHKNAIVLGSSSDAPQHATNGLDKEKRLSNCNLETVTSEKTKDCSSIPTEHCAILNPSLNLQGKKTGNSMVVKSSEVAPDYSDKKKSLSLCIPRSTGKGDDREHGSTPEDEKLIQSLSSKSAYKGRHSLKPVNVEPTENSASNSTIYASENAVTPSYKEKLGDSDSIATEEVEEHSSISTVDVVTSVTSSKPVVKKTDLRKIVKVSLFTCNYNQPSNTAAKDFGPSGNRNAAHLSSENKMLVTPDLKVIGNEEATGLHSRARGKSKTSSSSSNLEGRRNRPGTDEPAGAILKIVRAEALRSPAGLHGTKDNSDCALGTFKQAKGSNSGTEQKLSEFAPKLKRTVKELKIAVAHDVVSLKSPRKTNGKKKTPLIVKFRETDLTDTENCALTSLLEIQDHGGRNTAKLQPEEEKPMLVEVQMTEISADEKRSNLNLSLIPQKEKGKRHIKSNPPILHEIGFSELILKSSSSISESTKKRKSGAGPQNASLNQTLSRKIIKKSARPDKGEAREHGAATYNAPNSVSEPQKKKKVCVNFPLPLGTEDQTVQMDLSSSPGDTIDGASKDDLSVEESCSICDSSSEVVASFSSAISTLRDLPLAELRTIAGRLKLAKFSKLRKAVLLEQITERLVN encoded by the exons ATGGATTGGGATCTTTGGGGTCCACCAAATGATATAG TAGCAGAAGAAAGCGGTTTTGATAATTCCCAGTGTGACTTTTACTTTGGTTATGGGTTTG ATGTGATAGAAGAAGAAGCTCTGAACGAGAAATCTTGTGAGCAAGTGCTGAGGATTTTGATAAAGAAGGCAGATACAGAAATTCTTGAATTTGAACAAGATTTGTTATCCTTGCAGACTGAACTAGCTTGGGTTGAAAATGAAGATTGGCCTGATATATGTTGTAATGCTTTGAGAGAAAAGATTGATTTCCTtgatatttcaataaaaaatctgaCGAGTAAAGACAAGAATGAAATCGAGGTTCGTTTACTAATgtatacacaacctgttgagaCACCGGACGAAATTTTGAAGGTGCTTTTCAGAAATTACATCTGCAAAAAGGATAAGCAG CATAAGAATGCCATTGTCTTGGGTTCAAGCTCAGATGCTCCACAACATGCAACCAATGGTTTGGACAAGGAGAAAAGGTTGAGCAACTGCAATTTGGAAACAGTTACGAGTGAGAAAACCAAGGACTGCAGCTCTATTCCAACAGAACATTGTGCAATTTTGAATCCATCTTTGAATCTTCAAGGGAAGAAAACTGGCAATTCGATGGTCGTGAAG TCTTCAGAAGTGGCACCTGATTACTCTGATAAGAAGAAATCATTGAGCTTGTGTATTCCAAGAAGTACTGGGAAAGGGGATGACAGAGAGCATGGCTCAACTCCAGAAGATGAGAAACTGATCCAAAGTTTGTCTTCAAAATCAGCATATAAGGGAAGACATAGTCTAAAACCGGTCAACGTTGAG CCTACAGAAAATAGTGCAAGTAATTCCACTATATATGCTTCGGAAAATGCAGTCACCCCCTCCTATAAGGAAAAACTGGGTGATTCAGATTCAATTGCAACTGAAGAAGTTGAAGAACACAGTTCTATATCTACAGTTGATGTTGTAACCTCAGTTACTTCTTCAAAGCCTGTGGTGAAGAAAACAGATCTCAGGAAAATAGTCAAG GTCAGCTTATTTACATGCAACTATAATCAG CCTTCAAATACAGCTGCTAAAGATTTTGGCCCGAGTGGTAATAGGAATGCAGCACATCTCTCCAGTGAGAATAAAATGTTGGTGACGCCTGATCTGAAAGTAATTGGAAATGAGGAAGCCACAGGACTCCATTCTAGAGCTAGAGGCAAAAGTAAAACTTCGAGTTCATCTTCAAATCTGGAGGGCAGAAGAAATCGTCCAGGAACAGATGAG CCTGCCGGTGCTATTCTAAAAATTGTTCGTGCAGAAGCTCTAAGAAGTCCAGCTGGCCTCCATGGAACTAAAGACAATTCTGATTGTGCGCTAGGTACTTTTAAACAGGCTAAGGGCAGTAACTCTGGTACAGAGCAAAAATTGTCTGAGTTTGCTCCAAAATTGAAACGAACTGTGAAAGAATTAAAGATTGCTGTAGCTCATGATGTAGTTTCATTGAAGTCACCTCGGAAGACAAATGGCAAAAAGAAAACTCCTTTAATTGTGAAGTTTAGAGAAACTGATCTGACTGACACTGAAAATTGTGCCTTGACTTCACTTTTAGAGATACAAGATCACGGAGGGAGAAATACAGCCAAGCTGCAGCCTGAGGAAGAAAAACCTATGCTGGTTGAAGTTCAAATGACAGAAATTTCTGCTGATGAGAAAAGGTCGAACTTGAATTTGTCCTTGAttccacaaaaagaaaaggggaagagGCATATCAAGTCAAATCCACCAATTCTCCATGAGATTGGTTTCTCTGAACTGATACTTAAAAGTTCATCTTCTATTTCTGAAAGCACTAAGAAACGAAAATCTGGAGCCGGCCCACAAAATGCCAGTTTAAACCAGACTTTGAGTAGaaagatcataaaaaaatcagcaaGGCCTGACAAGGGTGAAGCTAGAGAACACGGCGCTGCAACTTATAATGCCCCGAATTCAGTATCAGAGcctcagaagaaaaaaaaggtatgtGTAAATTTTCCACTCCCTCTGGGGACTGAAGATCAAACTGTTCAAATGGATTTATCTAGTTCACCTGGGGACACAATTGACGGTGCAAGCAAGGATGACCTTTCAGTTGAAGAGTCTTGCTCAATCTGTGATTCCAGTTCGGAGGTTGTGGCATCATTTTCTTCTGCTATAAGCACCTTGAGGGACTTGCCTTTAGCTGAACTGAGGACCATTGCAGGCCGACTTAAACTAGCCAAATTCAGTAAGCTTCGGAAAGCGGTGCTACTTGAACAAATAACAGAGCGTCTTGTTAATTGA
- the LOC133676923 gene encoding uncharacterized protein LOC133676923 isoform X6, whose product MYTQPVETPDEILKVLFRNYICKKDKQHKNAIVLGSSSDAPQHATNGLDKEKRLSNCNLETVTSEKTKDCSSIPTEHCAILNPSLNLQGKKTGNSMVVKLAISNIKVSAPQSSEVAPDYSDKKKSLSLCIPRSTGKGDDREHGSTPEDEKLIQSLSSKSAYKGRHSLKPVNVEPTENSASNSTIYASENAVTPSYKEKLGDSDSIATEEVEEHSSISTVDVVTSVTSSKPVVKKTDLRKIVKVSLFTCNYNQPSNTAAKDFGPSGNRNAAHLSSENKMLVTPDLKVIGNEEATGLHSRARGKSKTSSSSSNLEGRRNRPGTDEPAGAILKIVRAEALRSPAGLHGTKDNSDCALGTFKQAKGSNSGTEQKLSEFAPKLKRTVKELKIAVAHDVVSLKSPRKTNGKKKTPLIVKFRETDLTDTENCALTSLLEIQDHGGRNTAKLQPEEEKPMLVEVQMTEISADEKRSNLNLSLIPQKEKGKRHIKSNPPILHEIGFSELILKSSSSISESTKKRKSGAGPQNASLNQTLSRKIIKKSARPDKGEAREHGAATYNAPNSVSEPQKKKKVCVNFPLPLGTEDQTVQMDLSSSPGDTIDGASKDDLSVEESCSICDSSSEVVASFSSAISTLRDLPLAELRTIAGRLKLAKFSKLRKAVLLEQITERLVN is encoded by the exons ATgtatacacaacctgttgagaCACCGGACGAAATTTTGAAGGTGCTTTTCAGAAATTACATCTGCAAAAAGGATAAGCAG CATAAGAATGCCATTGTCTTGGGTTCAAGCTCAGATGCTCCACAACATGCAACCAATGGTTTGGACAAGGAGAAAAGGTTGAGCAACTGCAATTTGGAAACAGTTACGAGTGAGAAAACCAAGGACTGCAGCTCTATTCCAACAGAACATTGTGCAATTTTGAATCCATCTTTGAATCTTCAAGGGAAGAAAACTGGCAATTCGATGGTCGTGAAG CTTGCAATTTCTAATATCAAAGTCTCCGCCCCGCAGTCTTCAGAAGTGGCACCTGATTACTCTGATAAGAAGAAATCATTGAGCTTGTGTATTCCAAGAAGTACTGGGAAAGGGGATGACAGAGAGCATGGCTCAACTCCAGAAGATGAGAAACTGATCCAAAGTTTGTCTTCAAAATCAGCATATAAGGGAAGACATAGTCTAAAACCGGTCAACGTTGAG CCTACAGAAAATAGTGCAAGTAATTCCACTATATATGCTTCGGAAAATGCAGTCACCCCCTCCTATAAGGAAAAACTGGGTGATTCAGATTCAATTGCAACTGAAGAAGTTGAAGAACACAGTTCTATATCTACAGTTGATGTTGTAACCTCAGTTACTTCTTCAAAGCCTGTGGTGAAGAAAACAGATCTCAGGAAAATAGTCAAG GTCAGCTTATTTACATGCAACTATAATCAG CCTTCAAATACAGCTGCTAAAGATTTTGGCCCGAGTGGTAATAGGAATGCAGCACATCTCTCCAGTGAGAATAAAATGTTGGTGACGCCTGATCTGAAAGTAATTGGAAATGAGGAAGCCACAGGACTCCATTCTAGAGCTAGAGGCAAAAGTAAAACTTCGAGTTCATCTTCAAATCTGGAGGGCAGAAGAAATCGTCCAGGAACAGATGAG CCTGCCGGTGCTATTCTAAAAATTGTTCGTGCAGAAGCTCTAAGAAGTCCAGCTGGCCTCCATGGAACTAAAGACAATTCTGATTGTGCGCTAGGTACTTTTAAACAGGCTAAGGGCAGTAACTCTGGTACAGAGCAAAAATTGTCTGAGTTTGCTCCAAAATTGAAACGAACTGTGAAAGAATTAAAGATTGCTGTAGCTCATGATGTAGTTTCATTGAAGTCACCTCGGAAGACAAATGGCAAAAAGAAAACTCCTTTAATTGTGAAGTTTAGAGAAACTGATCTGACTGACACTGAAAATTGTGCCTTGACTTCACTTTTAGAGATACAAGATCACGGAGGGAGAAATACAGCCAAGCTGCAGCCTGAGGAAGAAAAACCTATGCTGGTTGAAGTTCAAATGACAGAAATTTCTGCTGATGAGAAAAGGTCGAACTTGAATTTGTCCTTGAttccacaaaaagaaaaggggaagagGCATATCAAGTCAAATCCACCAATTCTCCATGAGATTGGTTTCTCTGAACTGATACTTAAAAGTTCATCTTCTATTTCTGAAAGCACTAAGAAACGAAAATCTGGAGCCGGCCCACAAAATGCCAGTTTAAACCAGACTTTGAGTAGaaagatcataaaaaaatcagcaaGGCCTGACAAGGGTGAAGCTAGAGAACACGGCGCTGCAACTTATAATGCCCCGAATTCAGTATCAGAGcctcagaagaaaaaaaaggtatgtGTAAATTTTCCACTCCCTCTGGGGACTGAAGATCAAACTGTTCAAATGGATTTATCTAGTTCACCTGGGGACACAATTGACGGTGCAAGCAAGGATGACCTTTCAGTTGAAGAGTCTTGCTCAATCTGTGATTCCAGTTCGGAGGTTGTGGCATCATTTTCTTCTGCTATAAGCACCTTGAGGGACTTGCCTTTAGCTGAACTGAGGACCATTGCAGGCCGACTTAAACTAGCCAAATTCAGTAAGCTTCGGAAAGCGGTGCTACTTGAACAAATAACAGAGCGTCTTGTTAATTGA
- the LOC133676923 gene encoding uncharacterized protein LOC133676923 isoform X3 yields MDWDLWGPPNDIVAEESGFDNSQCDFYFGYGFDVIEEEALNEKSCEQVLRILIKKADTEILEFEQDLLSLQTELAWVENEDWPDICCNALREKIDFLDISIKNLTSKDKNEIEVRLLMYTQPVETPDEILKVLFRNYICKKDKQHKNAIVLGSSSDAPQHATNGLDKEKRLSNCNLETVTSEKTKDCSSIPTEHCAILNPSLNLQGKKTGNSMVVKLAISNIKVSAPQSSEVAPDYSDKKKSLSLCIPRSTGKGDDREHGSTPEDEKLIQSLSSKSAYKGRHSLKPVNVEPTENSASNSTIYASENAVTPSYKEKLGDSDSIATEEVEEHSSISTVDVVTSVTSSKPVVKKTDLRKIVKPSNTAAKDFGPSGNRNAAHLSSENKMLVTPDLKVIGNEEATGLHSRARGKSKTSSSSSNLEGRRNRPGTDEPAGAILKIVRAEALRSPAGLHGTKDNSDCALGTFKQAKGSNSGTEQKLSEFAPKLKRTVKELKIAVAHDVVSLKSPRKTNGKKKTPLIVKFRETDLTDTENCALTSLLEIQDHGGRNTAKLQPEEEKPMLVEVQMTEISADEKRSNLNLSLIPQKEKGKRHIKSNPPILHEIGFSELILKSSSSISESTKKRKSGAGPQNASLNQTLSRKIIKKSARPDKGEAREHGAATYNAPNSVSEPQKKKKVCVNFPLPLGTEDQTVQMDLSSSPGDTIDGASKDDLSVEESCSICDSSSEVVASFSSAISTLRDLPLAELRTIAGRLKLAKFSKLRKAVLLEQITERLVN; encoded by the exons ATGGATTGGGATCTTTGGGGTCCACCAAATGATATAG TAGCAGAAGAAAGCGGTTTTGATAATTCCCAGTGTGACTTTTACTTTGGTTATGGGTTTG ATGTGATAGAAGAAGAAGCTCTGAACGAGAAATCTTGTGAGCAAGTGCTGAGGATTTTGATAAAGAAGGCAGATACAGAAATTCTTGAATTTGAACAAGATTTGTTATCCTTGCAGACTGAACTAGCTTGGGTTGAAAATGAAGATTGGCCTGATATATGTTGTAATGCTTTGAGAGAAAAGATTGATTTCCTtgatatttcaataaaaaatctgaCGAGTAAAGACAAGAATGAAATCGAGGTTCGTTTACTAATgtatacacaacctgttgagaCACCGGACGAAATTTTGAAGGTGCTTTTCAGAAATTACATCTGCAAAAAGGATAAGCAG CATAAGAATGCCATTGTCTTGGGTTCAAGCTCAGATGCTCCACAACATGCAACCAATGGTTTGGACAAGGAGAAAAGGTTGAGCAACTGCAATTTGGAAACAGTTACGAGTGAGAAAACCAAGGACTGCAGCTCTATTCCAACAGAACATTGTGCAATTTTGAATCCATCTTTGAATCTTCAAGGGAAGAAAACTGGCAATTCGATGGTCGTGAAG CTTGCAATTTCTAATATCAAAGTCTCCGCCCCGCAGTCTTCAGAAGTGGCACCTGATTACTCTGATAAGAAGAAATCATTGAGCTTGTGTATTCCAAGAAGTACTGGGAAAGGGGATGACAGAGAGCATGGCTCAACTCCAGAAGATGAGAAACTGATCCAAAGTTTGTCTTCAAAATCAGCATATAAGGGAAGACATAGTCTAAAACCGGTCAACGTTGAG CCTACAGAAAATAGTGCAAGTAATTCCACTATATATGCTTCGGAAAATGCAGTCACCCCCTCCTATAAGGAAAAACTGGGTGATTCAGATTCAATTGCAACTGAAGAAGTTGAAGAACACAGTTCTATATCTACAGTTGATGTTGTAACCTCAGTTACTTCTTCAAAGCCTGTGGTGAAGAAAACAGATCTCAGGAAAATAGTCAAG CCTTCAAATACAGCTGCTAAAGATTTTGGCCCGAGTGGTAATAGGAATGCAGCACATCTCTCCAGTGAGAATAAAATGTTGGTGACGCCTGATCTGAAAGTAATTGGAAATGAGGAAGCCACAGGACTCCATTCTAGAGCTAGAGGCAAAAGTAAAACTTCGAGTTCATCTTCAAATCTGGAGGGCAGAAGAAATCGTCCAGGAACAGATGAG CCTGCCGGTGCTATTCTAAAAATTGTTCGTGCAGAAGCTCTAAGAAGTCCAGCTGGCCTCCATGGAACTAAAGACAATTCTGATTGTGCGCTAGGTACTTTTAAACAGGCTAAGGGCAGTAACTCTGGTACAGAGCAAAAATTGTCTGAGTTTGCTCCAAAATTGAAACGAACTGTGAAAGAATTAAAGATTGCTGTAGCTCATGATGTAGTTTCATTGAAGTCACCTCGGAAGACAAATGGCAAAAAGAAAACTCCTTTAATTGTGAAGTTTAGAGAAACTGATCTGACTGACACTGAAAATTGTGCCTTGACTTCACTTTTAGAGATACAAGATCACGGAGGGAGAAATACAGCCAAGCTGCAGCCTGAGGAAGAAAAACCTATGCTGGTTGAAGTTCAAATGACAGAAATTTCTGCTGATGAGAAAAGGTCGAACTTGAATTTGTCCTTGAttccacaaaaagaaaaggggaagagGCATATCAAGTCAAATCCACCAATTCTCCATGAGATTGGTTTCTCTGAACTGATACTTAAAAGTTCATCTTCTATTTCTGAAAGCACTAAGAAACGAAAATCTGGAGCCGGCCCACAAAATGCCAGTTTAAACCAGACTTTGAGTAGaaagatcataaaaaaatcagcaaGGCCTGACAAGGGTGAAGCTAGAGAACACGGCGCTGCAACTTATAATGCCCCGAATTCAGTATCAGAGcctcagaagaaaaaaaaggtatgtGTAAATTTTCCACTCCCTCTGGGGACTGAAGATCAAACTGTTCAAATGGATTTATCTAGTTCACCTGGGGACACAATTGACGGTGCAAGCAAGGATGACCTTTCAGTTGAAGAGTCTTGCTCAATCTGTGATTCCAGTTCGGAGGTTGTGGCATCATTTTCTTCTGCTATAAGCACCTTGAGGGACTTGCCTTTAGCTGAACTGAGGACCATTGCAGGCCGACTTAAACTAGCCAAATTCAGTAAGCTTCGGAAAGCGGTGCTACTTGAACAAATAACAGAGCGTCTTGTTAATTGA
- the LOC133676923 gene encoding uncharacterized protein LOC133676923 isoform X1, whose amino-acid sequence MDWDLWGPPNDIVAEESGFDNSQCDFYFGYGFDVIEEEALNEKSCEQVLRILIKKADTEILEFEQDLLSLQTELAWVENEDWPDICCNALREKIDFLDISIKNLTSKDKNEIEVRLLMYTQPVETPDEILKVLFRNYICKKDKQHKNAIVLGSSSDAPQHATNGLDKEKRLSNCNLETVTSEKTKDCSSIPTEHCAILNPSLNLQGKKTGNSMVVKLAISNIKVSAPQSSEVAPDYSDKKKSLSLCIPRSTGKGDDREHGSTPEDEKLIQSLSSKSAYKGRHSLKPVNVEPTENSASNSTIYASENAVTPSYKEKLGDSDSIATEEVEEHSSISTVDVVTSVTSSKPVVKKTDLRKIVKVSLFTCNYNQPSNTAAKDFGPSGNRNAAHLSSENKMLVTPDLKVIGNEEATGLHSRARGKSKTSSSSSNLEGRRNRPGTDEPAGAILKIVRAEALRSPAGLHGTKDNSDCALGTFKQAKGSNSGTEQKLSEFAPKLKRTVKELKIAVAHDVVSLKSPRKTNGKKKTPLIVKFRETDLTDTENCALTSLLEIQDHGGRNTAKLQPEEEKPMLVEVQMTEISADEKRSNLNLSLIPQKEKGKRHIKSNPPILHEIGFSELILKSSSSISESTKKRKSGAGPQNASLNQTLSRKIIKKSARPDKGEAREHGAATYNAPNSVSEPQKKKKVCVNFPLPLGTEDQTVQMDLSSSPGDTIDGASKDDLSVEESCSICDSSSEVVASFSSAISTLRDLPLAELRTIAGRLKLAKFSKLRKAVLLEQITERLVN is encoded by the exons ATGGATTGGGATCTTTGGGGTCCACCAAATGATATAG TAGCAGAAGAAAGCGGTTTTGATAATTCCCAGTGTGACTTTTACTTTGGTTATGGGTTTG ATGTGATAGAAGAAGAAGCTCTGAACGAGAAATCTTGTGAGCAAGTGCTGAGGATTTTGATAAAGAAGGCAGATACAGAAATTCTTGAATTTGAACAAGATTTGTTATCCTTGCAGACTGAACTAGCTTGGGTTGAAAATGAAGATTGGCCTGATATATGTTGTAATGCTTTGAGAGAAAAGATTGATTTCCTtgatatttcaataaaaaatctgaCGAGTAAAGACAAGAATGAAATCGAGGTTCGTTTACTAATgtatacacaacctgttgagaCACCGGACGAAATTTTGAAGGTGCTTTTCAGAAATTACATCTGCAAAAAGGATAAGCAG CATAAGAATGCCATTGTCTTGGGTTCAAGCTCAGATGCTCCACAACATGCAACCAATGGTTTGGACAAGGAGAAAAGGTTGAGCAACTGCAATTTGGAAACAGTTACGAGTGAGAAAACCAAGGACTGCAGCTCTATTCCAACAGAACATTGTGCAATTTTGAATCCATCTTTGAATCTTCAAGGGAAGAAAACTGGCAATTCGATGGTCGTGAAG CTTGCAATTTCTAATATCAAAGTCTCCGCCCCGCAGTCTTCAGAAGTGGCACCTGATTACTCTGATAAGAAGAAATCATTGAGCTTGTGTATTCCAAGAAGTACTGGGAAAGGGGATGACAGAGAGCATGGCTCAACTCCAGAAGATGAGAAACTGATCCAAAGTTTGTCTTCAAAATCAGCATATAAGGGAAGACATAGTCTAAAACCGGTCAACGTTGAG CCTACAGAAAATAGTGCAAGTAATTCCACTATATATGCTTCGGAAAATGCAGTCACCCCCTCCTATAAGGAAAAACTGGGTGATTCAGATTCAATTGCAACTGAAGAAGTTGAAGAACACAGTTCTATATCTACAGTTGATGTTGTAACCTCAGTTACTTCTTCAAAGCCTGTGGTGAAGAAAACAGATCTCAGGAAAATAGTCAAG GTCAGCTTATTTACATGCAACTATAATCAG CCTTCAAATACAGCTGCTAAAGATTTTGGCCCGAGTGGTAATAGGAATGCAGCACATCTCTCCAGTGAGAATAAAATGTTGGTGACGCCTGATCTGAAAGTAATTGGAAATGAGGAAGCCACAGGACTCCATTCTAGAGCTAGAGGCAAAAGTAAAACTTCGAGTTCATCTTCAAATCTGGAGGGCAGAAGAAATCGTCCAGGAACAGATGAG CCTGCCGGTGCTATTCTAAAAATTGTTCGTGCAGAAGCTCTAAGAAGTCCAGCTGGCCTCCATGGAACTAAAGACAATTCTGATTGTGCGCTAGGTACTTTTAAACAGGCTAAGGGCAGTAACTCTGGTACAGAGCAAAAATTGTCTGAGTTTGCTCCAAAATTGAAACGAACTGTGAAAGAATTAAAGATTGCTGTAGCTCATGATGTAGTTTCATTGAAGTCACCTCGGAAGACAAATGGCAAAAAGAAAACTCCTTTAATTGTGAAGTTTAGAGAAACTGATCTGACTGACACTGAAAATTGTGCCTTGACTTCACTTTTAGAGATACAAGATCACGGAGGGAGAAATACAGCCAAGCTGCAGCCTGAGGAAGAAAAACCTATGCTGGTTGAAGTTCAAATGACAGAAATTTCTGCTGATGAGAAAAGGTCGAACTTGAATTTGTCCTTGAttccacaaaaagaaaaggggaagagGCATATCAAGTCAAATCCACCAATTCTCCATGAGATTGGTTTCTCTGAACTGATACTTAAAAGTTCATCTTCTATTTCTGAAAGCACTAAGAAACGAAAATCTGGAGCCGGCCCACAAAATGCCAGTTTAAACCAGACTTTGAGTAGaaagatcataaaaaaatcagcaaGGCCTGACAAGGGTGAAGCTAGAGAACACGGCGCTGCAACTTATAATGCCCCGAATTCAGTATCAGAGcctcagaagaaaaaaaaggtatgtGTAAATTTTCCACTCCCTCTGGGGACTGAAGATCAAACTGTTCAAATGGATTTATCTAGTTCACCTGGGGACACAATTGACGGTGCAAGCAAGGATGACCTTTCAGTTGAAGAGTCTTGCTCAATCTGTGATTCCAGTTCGGAGGTTGTGGCATCATTTTCTTCTGCTATAAGCACCTTGAGGGACTTGCCTTTAGCTGAACTGAGGACCATTGCAGGCCGACTTAAACTAGCCAAATTCAGTAAGCTTCGGAAAGCGGTGCTACTTGAACAAATAACAGAGCGTCTTGTTAATTGA